One genomic region from Nocardia vinacea encodes:
- a CDS encoding class I SAM-dependent methyltransferase, with translation MSGNHLDIGPGTGWLLAHARFDVATPDVELLDLNPPPLAVTSKRLRERGIIARTHHGSVLSPLPVGRQFTSIAASLLMHCVPGGWDIKGVAFEHIAACTTDDGVFFGSTVLAEPATLLSRAVGAFFRRQGAFHNAGDDESGLRRALEASWGVVQLHRIGQIALWTAREPRRSQTPRPRPGRSV, from the coding sequence GTGTCGGGCAACCACCTGGATATCGGCCCCGGAACCGGATGGCTCCTCGCGCACGCACGCTTCGATGTCGCGACTCCGGACGTGGAACTGCTCGACCTGAACCCGCCCCCGCTGGCGGTGACTTCGAAGCGGCTGCGCGAGCGGGGGATCATCGCCCGGACTCATCACGGTTCGGTGCTGAGCCCGTTGCCTGTCGGCCGCCAATTCACCTCGATTGCGGCGAGTTTGCTAATGCATTGTGTTCCGGGCGGCTGGGACATCAAGGGGGTAGCTTTCGAGCACATCGCCGCGTGCACGACCGATGACGGGGTGTTCTTCGGCTCCACTGTGCTTGCAGAGCCAGCGACACTGTTGAGCCGCGCGGTCGGCGCGTTCTTTCGCCGCCAGGGAGCGTTCCACAACGCGGGCGACGACGAATCGGGGCTGCGGCGGGCGCTCGAGGCGTCATGGGGTGTCGTGCAGCTGCATCGGATAGGGCAGATAGCGTTGTGGACAGCGCGTGAACCGCGCCGGAGCCAAACACCCCGCCCGCGGCCTGGTCGTTCCGTGTGA
- a CDS encoding enoyl-CoA hydratase-related protein gives MSQHVLLLCSAENGLTRRAAAALRRAGRVVRTEVVTGSGEMDAAVAPADFDLIICPYLKSAVPEHITSRWTTLTIHPGPVGDRGPHSLDWAITNAEPRWGVTALTAVFEMDAGPVWAFRTFPLPRGCTKSAIYNTVVADAAVECILEASDKASDPRYVPVDQTDAPREIHGARPRSAMRQSDRAIDWAGDAHTIARRINAADGSPGVLTTLHSHPVYVHDAHPGMRIGRIGEPGTIVSRAHHRIEIACGTDTLWIGHLRAKAASDGCKGPATNVLRRIGYPILTVPQNTAATYRDIHYRREGSSPIATITIDAYNGAFDTSFCLRLAEAIRFAGRQGTDVLVVRGTKSNPHWCNGIHLGAIEHAVDPAREGWANITAINAVCRVLLECTSQVTVAALTGSAGAGGAMLALAADVVVARRRVLLNPHYATLGLTGSELHTYTLPHRVGSDRARKLLTDCPSLDTVEAHRANLIDCVGPDSEFDCWLDDLAREYCRPTVRAAAMRVKCARLNVDLPPGRIDAILTEELAQMSADLFGDRHGFAARRHAFLRKIL, from the coding sequence GTTTTGCTGCTCTGCAGCGCTGAGAACGGTCTTACCCGACGCGCGGCCGCCGCGCTGCGCAGGGCGGGACGGGTGGTTCGAACCGAAGTTGTCACCGGTTCCGGTGAGATGGATGCCGCGGTCGCTCCTGCGGATTTCGATCTCATCATCTGCCCGTATCTGAAATCCGCCGTCCCCGAGCACATCACCAGCCGCTGGACAACTCTGACCATCCATCCCGGTCCGGTCGGCGACCGTGGTCCGCACTCGCTGGATTGGGCGATAACGAATGCCGAACCGAGGTGGGGTGTCACGGCACTTACCGCAGTTTTCGAGATGGACGCGGGCCCGGTCTGGGCATTTCGTACTTTCCCGCTGCCCCGCGGTTGTACCAAGAGCGCCATATACAACACCGTCGTCGCCGATGCTGCTGTGGAATGCATTCTCGAAGCCTCCGATAAGGCATCCGATCCTCGATACGTGCCGGTTGATCAAACGGACGCGCCGCGAGAAATTCACGGCGCGCGCCCTAGGTCGGCGATGCGGCAATCCGACCGGGCCATCGACTGGGCCGGTGACGCCCATACGATCGCGCGCCGGATCAACGCCGCGGACGGCTCTCCGGGCGTTCTCACTACGCTGCACAGTCATCCCGTTTACGTGCACGACGCCCATCCCGGGATGCGCATCGGCCGAATCGGCGAGCCTGGAACTATCGTCAGTCGTGCTCACCACCGCATCGAAATAGCTTGCGGCACAGACACACTCTGGATCGGCCACCTCCGCGCGAAAGCCGCGTCGGACGGCTGCAAAGGCCCCGCGACCAATGTGCTGCGCCGGATCGGCTACCCGATCCTGACTGTTCCGCAAAACACCGCGGCCACGTACCGCGACATCCACTACCGCCGCGAAGGTAGCAGCCCGATTGCGACCATCACCATCGACGCCTACAACGGCGCATTCGACACCAGTTTCTGCCTGCGTCTCGCCGAGGCGATCCGTTTCGCGGGACGGCAGGGCACCGACGTGCTCGTCGTGCGCGGAACCAAAAGCAACCCGCACTGGTGCAACGGGATCCACCTCGGAGCCATCGAACATGCGGTCGATCCGGCCCGCGAAGGCTGGGCGAATATCACCGCAATCAATGCCGTGTGCCGCGTGTTGCTGGAGTGCACCTCGCAGGTCACCGTTGCCGCTCTCACCGGCTCGGCAGGTGCCGGTGGGGCGATGCTCGCCCTGGCCGCAGATGTCGTCGTGGCCCGGCGGCGCGTCTTGCTGAATCCGCACTATGCGACCCTCGGGCTCACCGGTTCCGAGCTACATACCTATACCCTGCCCCATCGGGTGGGGTCTGATCGTGCCCGTAAGCTGCTCACCGATTGTCCGAGCCTCGATACCGTCGAGGCTCACCGTGCGAATCTCATCGATTGTGTCGGTCCTGACAGCGAATTCGATTGCTGGCTCGACGACCTCGCCCGGGAGTACTGCCGCCCGACCGTGCGGGCTGCCGCCATGCGGGTCAAGTGTGCCCGGCTCAATGTCGACCTGCCTCCCGGCCGTATCGACGCGATCCTGACCGAGGAACTGGCGCAGATGTCGGCTGATCTTTTCGGCGACCGCCACGGATTCGCCGCACGACGGCATGCCTTCCTCCGCAAAATCCTGTAA